A single window of Prochlorothrix hollandica PCC 9006 = CALU 1027 DNA harbors:
- a CDS encoding response regulator — protein MAQNILVVDDEADVQELVRQTFRRQIRQNQYQFFFALNGEEALDKMRLCPDIGVILTDINMPVMDGLTLLHQVQEHYPEVYTIVISAYGDMGNLRQAMNAGAYDFLTKPVSLDDLQRTLDKTLGRVEIDRNRQHQLQQTQAQLVQGEKMSALGQLVAGVAHEINNPVNFIYGNIHFAIDYAQDLINVVQSFLDHYDTHMPAHLREEIEDLEFDFLQQDFPKVLNSMQVGAKRIQEIVLSLRNFSRVDQHQSQAFDLHQGLDDTLMILNHRLKANSDRMAITVIKDYGPIPLLECYASQINQVFMNLLGNAIDALDSHSHGWTAAQQEQHPLTITLTTAVQPPESEDPSAPSWVRVSIADNGPGIPPEVQRRLFEPFFTTKPVGKGTGLGLSISHHIIVTTHGGRFYCQSDPQSDTHHGTTFALDLPIAMPDPRPTPSPTAPGYPLQAPPFRYAESQGFVDSLGTIPPSGTATLVHSPRFPLPCLVPPAIP, from the coding sequence ATGGCTCAGAATATTTTAGTAGTCGATGATGAGGCCGACGTACAGGAACTGGTGAGGCAGACATTTCGCCGCCAAATTCGTCAAAATCAGTATCAGTTTTTCTTTGCCCTTAATGGTGAAGAAGCCCTAGATAAAATGAGACTGTGCCCCGATATTGGGGTCATTCTGACGGATATTAATATGCCTGTGATGGACGGTTTAACCCTATTGCATCAAGTACAAGAACATTATCCAGAAGTCTATACCATCGTAATTTCTGCCTATGGCGACATGGGCAATCTTCGCCAAGCGATGAATGCCGGAGCCTATGATTTTCTGACGAAACCCGTGAGTTTGGATGATCTTCAGCGAACCCTGGACAAGACCCTAGGCCGGGTGGAGATCGATCGCAATCGCCAGCACCAGCTACAACAGACCCAAGCCCAATTAGTCCAAGGGGAAAAAATGTCAGCCCTGGGGCAATTAGTGGCGGGGGTAGCCCATGAAATCAATAATCCCGTTAATTTTATTTATGGTAATATTCATTTTGCCATTGACTATGCCCAGGATCTTATTAATGTAGTTCAATCATTTCTCGATCACTACGATACCCACATGCCTGCCCATCTCCGGGAAGAGATCGAAGACCTAGAGTTTGACTTTTTACAACAAGACTTTCCTAAGGTGCTGAACTCAATGCAGGTGGGGGCAAAGCGGATTCAGGAAATTGTTCTGTCGCTACGCAATTTTTCACGGGTCGATCAACACCAAAGCCAAGCCTTTGATCTTCACCAGGGGTTAGACGATACCCTGATGATTTTGAACCACCGCCTCAAGGCCAACTCCGATCGCATGGCCATTACCGTGATCAAAGATTACGGCCCAATTCCGCTCCTGGAGTGCTACGCCAGCCAGATTAACCAAGTGTTTATGAACCTGTTGGGCAATGCGATCGATGCCCTAGACTCCCACAGCCACGGTTGGACGGCGGCACAGCAGGAGCAGCACCCCCTGACCATCACCCTCACCACGGCAGTCCAACCCCCAGAATCGGAGGATCCGAGCGCTCCTAGCTGGGTAAGGGTCAGCATTGCCGATAATGGACCCGGTATTCCCCCAGAGGTGCAACGGCGACTGTTTGAACCCTTTTTCACCACTAAACCGGTGGGTAAGGGGACCGGCCTAGGGCTATCCATCAGTCACCACATCATTGTCACCACCCATGGGGGTCGCTTTTACTGCCAGTCGGATCCCCAGTCAGACACCCACCATGGCACCACCTTTGCCTTGGATCTGCCGATCGCCATGCCCGACCCCCGTCCCACCCCAAGCCCCACAGCCCCCGGTTACCCGCTCCAAGCCCCCCCTTTCCGCTATGCTGAGTCCCAGGGCTTTGTGGATTCCCTGGGCACCATTCCCCCCTCAGGCACTGCAACCCTGGTTCACTCCCCCCGGTTCCCGCTGCCATGTCTCGTCCCCCCCGCTATACCCTGA
- a CDS encoding ATP-binding protein, with the protein MILQDLDLKQLTHKTALRDLPSYALCLDIQSPGRHIARAFECYPSLPGAIVMDQGQVRAVISRRIFLERLSQPYGIEIFLKRPIASFLSVAHLTLPPLHQPLDRVAKAVESALDRPDSHAYEPILVVGSAMTCVYQFQETQDLPDPQGSPSPWTIAAQSPQDCSWSLIDFRTLLLAQTHILALQKKQLKRANRQVKKTQNQLIAQEKMASLGSLTAGIAHEIRNPLNFINNFSQLSGELVEELRDCLGEVRPSLDTDRGGILDEIMADLASNLQKIQTHGQRAETIIQGMLLHSRGGPRRWEQVDLNTLLASAANLAFHGIKSKDLKFNVAFTTDFDPTLEPMEVVIQDLDRVFINILSNACSAVYSKFKTQSHTYHPEVAITTQQKSNGVEIKIRDNGSGIPDKFLTKIFDPFFTTKPTGEGTGLGLFLSHEIITQQHQGQLQVNSSWGDYTEFVITLPLVHQISDSKILESQPLEGQRSDDPLSDTLEDYESVEDHESALIMI; encoded by the coding sequence ATGATTCTTCAGGATTTAGACCTCAAACAACTAACCCACAAAACTGCGCTACGGGATTTGCCCAGCTATGCCCTCTGTTTGGATATCCAGAGTCCCGGTCGTCACATCGCCCGAGCCTTTGAATGCTATCCCTCCTTACCGGGGGCGATCGTCATGGACCAAGGCCAAGTGCGGGCCGTTATTTCCCGGCGCATCTTTCTGGAGCGCCTCAGCCAGCCCTATGGCATTGAAATCTTCCTGAAACGTCCCATTGCTTCCTTTCTCTCCGTGGCCCACTTAACCTTGCCTCCCCTCCATCAACCCCTCGATCGGGTGGCTAAAGCGGTGGAATCCGCCCTCGATCGCCCCGATTCCCATGCCTATGAGCCAATTCTGGTGGTGGGATCAGCCATGACCTGTGTCTATCAGTTCCAGGAAACCCAAGATCTGCCCGATCCCCAGGGTTCCCCCTCCCCCTGGACCATTGCGGCCCAAAGCCCCCAAGACTGTTCCTGGAGCCTCATTGATTTTCGCACCCTACTGTTGGCCCAAACCCATATTCTGGCCCTCCAGAAAAAGCAACTGAAACGGGCCAATCGCCAGGTTAAAAAGACCCAAAACCAACTCATTGCCCAGGAAAAAATGGCATCCCTTGGCTCCCTAACCGCAGGTATTGCCCACGAGATTCGTAATCCATTAAACTTTATCAATAATTTCTCCCAACTATCAGGGGAATTAGTGGAAGAGTTGCGGGATTGTCTGGGGGAGGTGCGTCCCAGTTTGGACACCGATCGCGGTGGGATTCTGGATGAAATCATGGCAGATTTAGCGTCTAACCTCCAGAAAATCCAAACCCACGGCCAACGGGCTGAAACCATCATTCAGGGGATGTTACTGCATTCACGGGGCGGGCCACGGCGTTGGGAACAAGTAGACTTAAATACCCTCTTGGCCAGTGCAGCTAACTTGGCATTTCATGGCATCAAAAGCAAGGATTTGAAGTTCAATGTAGCATTCACCACTGACTTTGATCCAACCCTGGAACCCATGGAGGTGGTTATTCAAGATTTAGATCGGGTTTTCATTAATATTCTCAGCAATGCCTGTAGTGCGGTTTATAGCAAATTCAAAACCCAGAGCCATACCTATCACCCTGAAGTTGCCATTACGACCCAACAAAAAAGCAACGGTGTGGAAATTAAGATCAGGGATAATGGTTCGGGTATTCCTGATAAATTCTTAACTAAAATCTTCGATCCGTTTTTCACCACCAAGCCCACGGGAGAAGGAACCGGATTGGGTCTCTTCCTCAGCCATGAAATTATCACGCAACAGCACCAGGGCCAACTTCAGGTTAATTCGAGTTGGGGAGACTATACGGAATTTGTCATCACTTTACCTTTAGTTCATCAGATTTCAGACAGCAAGATTCTAGAAAGTCAACCCTTAGAAGGCCAAAGATCAGATGACCCACTATCAGATACGTTAGAAGACTATGAATCCGTAGAAGACCATGAATCTGCACTCATTATGATCTAA
- a CDS encoding zinc ribbon domain-containing protein encodes MQDQKCPKCGGEMDSGRAQAENSLIYYSDWQKKTFKLGILVDKACACLTCGYVELYLNAEVLKKRIQDNNSSGIK; translated from the coding sequence ATGCAGGATCAAAAATGTCCTAAATGTGGCGGAGAAATGGACTCAGGGAGAGCGCAAGCCGAAAACAGTTTAATATACTATTCAGATTGGCAGAAAAAAACCTTCAAGCTTGGCATACTTGTTGATAAAGCATGTGCATGTCTGACCTGTGGGTATGTCGAATTGTATCTGAATGCGGAGGTTTTAAAGAAAAGGATACAAGACAACAATTCAAGCGGAATTAAATAG
- a CDS encoding Fic family protein has translation MLWQPIEDLPSNWQDLASSELPPLVTVWNEQADRLRQSGEFQSFNEKLRREIAIETGIIERLYTIDRGITRLLIEQGINEALIPHGATDRPIRQVVSLIKDQEAAIEGLFDFVGGQRTLSNSYTKQLHQLLTQSQDSTEALDPLTERIFPVSLIKGDWKRQPNNPLRQDGTVHEYCPPEQVASEMDTLIALHHQHSDQKVPPEIESAWLHHRFTQIHPFQDGNGRVARCLASLVFIQSSWFPLVLTRDDRAVYIAALEAADQGNLSDLVNLFAKSQKQAFLRSLGLSEQVLSEARRTQVIISSIADKLRQNQSASIQERCKKSESFATNLFDIASSRLQDVADEIRLSVQNFVSDAQVFTIPAPVGDPRSYYHRYQIVETAKQLGYFANLRKYHTWIQLVINVETSTTLLLSFHALGHEYRGLLVCTACAYHRDDAEEGERNISDIQTLADSPFQFSYADEEENLVGRFKQWLEEIILTGLEYWNKSI, from the coding sequence ATATTGTGGCAACCGATAGAAGATTTACCGTCAAATTGGCAAGATCTAGCAAGTTCTGAGTTGCCGCCTCTAGTAACGGTTTGGAACGAGCAGGCAGATCGTTTACGTCAATCTGGTGAGTTTCAGTCTTTCAATGAGAAGCTACGCAGAGAAATAGCTATTGAAACTGGAATAATTGAGCGCTTGTACACCATCGATCGTGGTATTACTCGTTTGTTGATTGAACAAGGAATCAATGAAGCCTTGATTCCTCATGGAGCAACAGATCGCCCTATCAGGCAAGTAGTTTCACTTATTAAGGATCAAGAAGCAGCAATTGAAGGATTATTCGATTTTGTAGGTGGACAAAGAACACTATCAAACTCTTACACAAAGCAGTTACATCAGCTCCTAACTCAGAGTCAGGACAGCACTGAAGCCCTAGACCCACTTACAGAAAGGATATTCCCTGTCTCCTTAATCAAAGGTGACTGGAAACGTCAACCTAACAATCCCCTAAGACAAGATGGCACTGTTCATGAGTACTGTCCTCCTGAGCAAGTTGCATCTGAGATGGATACATTAATTGCGCTACATCATCAACATAGCGACCAAAAAGTTCCTCCTGAAATCGAATCAGCATGGCTGCATCATCGGTTCACTCAAATTCACCCATTTCAGGATGGTAATGGTCGTGTTGCTCGTTGTTTAGCTAGTCTAGTCTTCATTCAATCTAGCTGGTTCCCTTTGGTTCTCACTCGCGATGATCGAGCAGTTTATATTGCAGCCCTAGAAGCAGCAGATCAAGGTAATTTATCCGACTTAGTTAACCTCTTTGCCAAAAGTCAAAAACAGGCTTTTCTGAGAAGCCTTGGTCTATCAGAGCAAGTTCTATCGGAGGCACGACGAACTCAGGTTATCATTTCTTCTATTGCTGATAAGTTGAGACAAAACCAGTCAGCATCTATTCAAGAGCGGTGCAAGAAATCTGAAAGTTTTGCTACAAATTTATTTGATATAGCGTCTAGCCGATTACAGGATGTTGCTGATGAAATTAGACTATCTGTTCAAAACTTTGTAAGTGATGCACAGGTTTTTACGATTCCCGCTCCTGTTGGCGATCCTCGCTCCTATTATCATCGCTACCAAATTGTGGAGACAGCTAAACAATTAGGTTACTTTGCCAATCTTCGGAAATATCATACCTGGATTCAGTTAGTTATTAATGTAGAAACATCAACAACACTTCTCCTTTCATTTCATGCTCTGGGACATGAATATCGAGGGTTGCTTGTGTGTACTGCCTGTGCTTATCATAGAGATGATGCTGAGGAGGGTGAACGCAACATTAGCGATATTCAGACCCTAGCTGATTCTCCATTTCAATTTTCCTACGCAGATGAAGAAGAGAATCTAGTAGGGCGTTTTAAGCAGTGGCTAGAAGAGATAATTTTGACTGGTTTAGAATACTGGAACAAAAGTATTTAG
- a CDS encoding DUF2442 domain-containing protein, with protein sequence MTSLTVELVEIPKIRGVLVTADTLSADLADGRTISVPLAWYPRLLHGSNEERNQWRLIGSGEGIHWPSLDEDISSQNLIFGKPSGESQQSFRRWLEERLR encoded by the coding sequence ATGACTTCTTTAACGGTTGAGTTGGTGGAAATTCCCAAAATTCGAGGGGTTTTAGTTACAGCAGATACGCTTTCTGCTGACCTTGCCGATGGACGCACTATATCTGTACCATTGGCATGGTATCCTCGACTTTTGCATGGTTCAAATGAAGAGCGCAACCAATGGCGCTTAATTGGTAGTGGGGAAGGGATTCATTGGCCTAGCCTTGATGAAGATATTAGCAGCCAAAATTTGATTTTTGGAAAACCATCTGGAGAAAGTCAACAGTCATTCCGACGGTGGTTAGAAGAGCGTCTTAGATAG
- a CDS encoding DUF4160 domain-containing protein — MPTLLRSGPYRLFCYAGDRDEPPHVHIERDENEAKFWLDPIRIQSNKGFSRAEINRIQTLVEEHQEELLRGWHDFFNG; from the coding sequence ATGCCAACCCTATTGAGATCCGGCCCGTATCGTCTCTTTTGCTATGCAGGCGATCGTGACGAACCACCTCATGTTCATATTGAACGTGACGAAAATGAAGCTAAATTTTGGCTTGATCCAATTCGGATTCAAAGCAATAAAGGTTTTAGTCGCGCAGAGATTAATCGGATTCAAACGCTAGTTGAAGAACATCAAGAAGAGTTATTAAGAGGTTGGCATGACTTCTTTAACGGTTGA
- a CDS encoding DUF5615 family PIN-like protein, which produces MQIKYLMDENLPPTYQIQLRRKEPDLVVWAIGDPNTPPKGTLDPDILIWCEKYDFILVTNNRSSMPVHLIDHLAQGQHIPGIFQINPSMSLGETIEELVLAALASLDDEYRDRISYLPLS; this is translated from the coding sequence ATGCAAATCAAGTATTTGATGGATGAAAATCTTCCTCCAACTTATCAAATACAGTTACGCCGCAAAGAACCTGATTTAGTAGTCTGGGCAATTGGCGATCCCAACACACCGCCAAAAGGCACTTTAGATCCAGACATCCTGATTTGGTGTGAAAAGTACGACTTCATTCTGGTAACTAATAATCGTAGCTCTATGCCCGTCCATCTGATCGATCATCTCGCTCAAGGGCAGCACATCCCTGGAATTTTCCAAATCAATCCTAGTATGAGCCTGGGTGAAACTATTGAAGAATTAGTATTAGCGGCTCTTGCTTCTCTGGATGATGAGTACAGAGATCGGATTTCATATTTGCCATTGTCATAA
- a CDS encoding DUF433 domain-containing protein: MKLEDYFIFLATNDIRIKNTRIGIETILYDYIYRSRTPEEIAKTYLSLSLEQVYATILYYLHNKQAISEYLTNWLEWGHKMREEQKLNSLPISEKLRQLRAERLITGKSYANQVFDG; the protein is encoded by the coding sequence ATGAAACTAGAAGATTACTTTATCTTTCTTGCCACCAATGACATTCGCATAAAAAATACGCGAATTGGCATTGAAACAATTTTATATGACTATATTTATCGTAGTCGAACACCAGAAGAAATTGCCAAAACCTACCTATCATTAAGCTTAGAACAGGTTTATGCAACTATTCTCTATTATCTTCACAACAAACAAGCGATCAGTGAGTACCTCACTAATTGGCTAGAATGGGGACACAAAATGAGAGAAGAGCAAAAGCTTAACTCACTGCCAATTTCTGAAAAATTGCGTCAACTTCGAGCCGAACGACTAATAACAGGAAAATCCTATGCAAATCAAGTATTTGATGGATGA
- a CDS encoding AAA family ATPase, giving the protein MNAHRLLKAAKKVCEIKTVFRFPYVHLICISSRFNEVELDDRELDFCRSIKINVAELRKILHNSLLSLRLLTADEFLEEYPNNKNRGHHWLSALIDQELKEISSTEEPSTRIKVIHFYGYKGGQARSTLLGLLSTTLAEDGWKVLVVDSDIEAPSLDIIYARTSRTLSSTLLGVIQSTSDIIPERVRTPEGSGYVDLLACRPKLAEFDIDASAFALRCALEPMIIEDAAKRIVEFAIENKYDALLIDHRSGLSPVPLPWMNTLPGPTVVCVRLDEQWRPAEHFIKSVLRTNSANPGVFVSWKPDDENLDSYRHRNNPQIDALLEILVEAISEAAEISDSFEEEAEISSVELEDHWIVWSYDSAFRQSRLPEKNQLSGLSIESLNKLRSILNVSYKITESSAENTLLLSPSGASDEGDLIQTEALRELSVHNNSISYILGRKGTGKTRLLRELSKAGVGEPLLVDSNSKDNKGLKSPSPELTRAADLYKDTPEKLWWHLLSAAIDAPETSTDELGRLFSQEMEQPTSDDPILRILEKIEGKSKRTFLIDGLETAFNAKLIFTYTEALFRFIQTVETDSRLSKYIHLKLFIRSDLVGRGFQNIEQQLHGKSLYLSWDTQKIFNFILSRISRIQWYKEQFPSLIEDIEENRADILKGSLPTEECEVLLMKAFPEKIRRNNLATKTFLKTYFADSASDRPEISTSDKLRYYPRVFDKFLQVIADPQPTDVGSFQGSQTEEGKGKISQSLIFIAHEAAAREYLSQLQSELNYLVSLSDDFSENQAKIKALLDAFEGLKTPFKLDECVSELTAKVNIDKRDIRTAIERMKNLGMFEDRPDYPGQLRVGRLFKSSLKMKYVRGKK; this is encoded by the coding sequence ATGAATGCACATCGTCTGCTAAAAGCAGCAAAGAAAGTTTGTGAAATCAAAACAGTATTTCGATTTCCATACGTTCATCTAATATGTATATCCTCTAGATTTAATGAGGTAGAACTAGATGACCGTGAACTAGATTTCTGCCGTTCAATCAAAATCAATGTGGCAGAACTACGAAAAATCTTACACAATTCCTTACTTTCATTACGCTTACTCACTGCTGATGAATTTTTAGAAGAATATCCTAACAATAAAAATCGAGGACACCATTGGTTGAGTGCTCTCATCGATCAGGAATTAAAAGAAATAAGTTCTACAGAAGAGCCGTCTACAAGAATTAAAGTTATTCACTTTTATGGCTACAAGGGTGGGCAAGCCCGTTCAACCCTTCTTGGACTTCTATCAACTACTCTGGCAGAAGATGGATGGAAAGTTCTTGTAGTTGATAGTGATATTGAAGCTCCCTCTCTTGATATAATCTACGCTCGAACTTCTCGAACTTTATCTAGTACTCTCTTAGGGGTTATTCAATCTACATCCGATATTATTCCTGAACGTGTTAGGACACCTGAAGGAAGTGGATATGTAGATTTATTAGCTTGTAGACCTAAGCTAGCAGAATTTGATATTGATGCATCTGCATTTGCTCTTCGGTGCGCTCTAGAACCTATGATTATTGAGGATGCTGCTAAACGGATTGTAGAATTTGCAATAGAGAACAAATATGACGCTCTATTAATCGATCATAGATCAGGACTTTCACCAGTACCCTTACCTTGGATGAATACACTTCCTGGTCCGACAGTTGTTTGTGTTCGTCTTGATGAACAGTGGCGACCTGCTGAACATTTTATAAAATCAGTCCTCCGAACTAACTCTGCTAATCCTGGGGTTTTTGTTTCATGGAAGCCAGATGATGAAAATTTAGATTCATATAGACATCGGAATAATCCGCAGATTGATGCACTGTTAGAGATTCTTGTTGAAGCAATCTCTGAAGCTGCTGAAATCTCAGACAGTTTTGAAGAAGAGGCAGAAATCTCTTCTGTTGAGCTTGAAGATCATTGGATTGTCTGGTCGTATGATAGCGCTTTCAGGCAGAGCAGATTACCAGAGAAGAATCAGTTATCTGGTTTGAGTATTGAATCACTCAACAAACTTCGTAGTATTCTCAATGTTAGCTATAAAATCACTGAAAGTAGTGCCGAAAATACTTTATTACTAAGTCCAAGTGGTGCATCTGATGAAGGTGACTTAATTCAGACAGAAGCTCTTCGAGAACTCAGTGTTCATAATAATTCAATTTCATATATTTTAGGGCGTAAGGGAACAGGTAAAACCCGCTTACTTCGAGAGCTTTCAAAGGCTGGGGTTGGTGAACCACTGTTAGTTGACTCAAACAGTAAAGATAATAAAGGATTAAAGTCTCCTAGTCCAGAACTAACAAGAGCAGCGGACCTATATAAAGACACTCCTGAAAAATTATGGTGGCATCTACTATCTGCTGCAATTGATGCACCTGAAACATCTACTGATGAGCTAGGAAGGTTGTTTTCTCAGGAGATGGAGCAACCTACAAGTGATGACCCAATTTTGCGGATTCTTGAAAAGATAGAGGGAAAATCTAAACGCACTTTTTTGATCGATGGTCTTGAAACAGCGTTTAACGCTAAGCTGATTTTTACTTATACTGAAGCCCTTTTCCGTTTTATACAAACTGTTGAAACAGATTCTAGGCTATCTAAATACATACATCTTAAACTTTTTATAAGAAGCGATTTAGTAGGACGAGGCTTCCAAAACATTGAACAACAGCTTCATGGTAAAAGTCTATATTTAAGCTGGGACACACAGAAAATCTTCAACTTCATTTTGTCGCGGATATCTCGAATTCAGTGGTATAAGGAACAGTTCCCAAGCTTAATTGAAGATATAGAAGAAAATAGAGCTGATATTCTTAAAGGTTCTTTACCAACTGAGGAATGTGAAGTCCTTTTGATGAAAGCCTTTCCTGAAAAAATACGCAGAAATAATCTTGCGACAAAAACATTTCTCAAAACGTACTTTGCTGATAGCGCAAGTGACCGACCTGAGATTAGCACTAGTGATAAACTGAGATACTATCCACGAGTTTTTGATAAATTTCTTCAAGTAATCGCTGATCCTCAGCCAACTGATGTTGGCTCTTTCCAAGGATCTCAAACTGAAGAAGGAAAAGGAAAGATCAGTCAAAGTCTTATCTTTATTGCTCATGAAGCAGCAGCTAGAGAATACCTCAGTCAACTTCAGTCTGAATTAAATTATTTGGTAAGCTTGTCAGATGATTTTTCTGAAAATCAAGCAAAGATTAAAGCATTATTAGATGCTTTTGAAGGTTTAAAGACACCATTTAAGTTGGATGAATGTGTCTCAGAACTTACTGCCAAAGTAAATATAGATAAAAGAGATATTAGGACTGCAATTGAGAGAATGAAAAACTTAGGAATGTTTGAAGACCGTCCAGATTATCCAGGGCAGCTTCGTGTTGGTCGCCTTTTCAAATCATCCTTAAAGATGAAATATGTTAGAGGGAAAAAGTAG
- a CDS encoding DUF5615 family PIN-like protein — protein sequence MKLLLDQGLPLSAATLLRDAGIDTIHVGEIGMSEAEDADIIQRARDEGRIVATLDADFHTLLALDVAATPSVIRIRIERLRSQALTDLLLTVVAECEEDLEQGSAITVEPSRIRIRRLPFVPDV from the coding sequence ATGAAGCTGTTGCTTGATCAGGGACTACCGCTTTCTGCGGCAACTTTATTACGTGATGCTGGGATCGACACTATCCATGTTGGTGAAATAGGGATGTCTGAAGCGGAAGACGCAGACATTATCCAGAGAGCTAGAGACGAGGGGCGGATTGTTGCTACCCTTGATGCAGATTTTCATACATTGCTGGCGCTCGATGTAGCAGCCACTCCTTCAGTCATTCGCATTCGGATTGAAAGGTTACGTTCTCAGGCACTCACAGATCTTTTGTTGACGGTAGTTGCTGAATGTGAGGAGGATTTAGAACAAGGATCAGCCATTACGGTTGAGCCAAGCCGTATTCGTATTCGTCGTTTACCATTCGTGCCTGATGTCTAA
- a CDS encoding DUF433 domain-containing protein, producing MKLDRITSNPKRMNGQPCIRNLRLTVRRVIELLATYAEREELHQEFPELEDEDIRQALIFASSYLDDRIIELPNRYEAVA from the coding sequence ATGAAACTAGATCGTATTACAAGCAATCCGAAACGAATGAATGGGCAACCCTGCATTCGTAATCTTCGCCTTACTGTTCGTCGGGTGATTGAACTACTGGCAACTTATGCTGAGCGGGAAGAATTACATCAAGAGTTTCCAGAACTAGAGGATGAAGATATCCGACAAGCCCTAATTTTTGCCTCTTCCTACTTGGACGATCGCATCATTGAACTTCCTAACCGCTATGAAGCTGTTGCTTGA